From a single Deinococcus humi genomic region:
- a CDS encoding spheroidene monooxygenase: protein MSVPAPSPFVTLTVNRYAPADLRAGMRRMATDHAHLRGLPGLDFYRLLGTGSGAKLSLSVDLRRWARFAVWQSRAAFELFEDSPWRQQERGAVAETTTLVLRPLRWHGRWAGQEPLGRAAAVAPSSRAPTAVLTRAVIRPLRLAAFWSAVPGTQAFLPDQPGLISALGLGEWPLLQQATFSVWHDEASMRAYAYHGGAHRQAIARTRKENWYSEELFARFEVQEVRGVWLGLPSGPS from the coding sequence ATGTCTGTGCCGGCGCCCTCTCCATTTGTAACCCTGACCGTCAACCGTTATGCGCCCGCTGATCTGCGGGCGGGCATGCGGCGTATGGCGACGGACCATGCCCACCTGCGTGGGCTACCCGGACTGGATTTCTACCGTCTGCTGGGCACCGGAAGCGGTGCAAAACTCTCGCTGAGCGTGGATCTGCGTCGCTGGGCCCGCTTCGCTGTGTGGCAGTCGCGCGCCGCCTTTGAACTGTTCGAGGACAGCCCGTGGCGCCAGCAAGAGCGTGGGGCGGTGGCCGAGACCACCACGCTGGTGTTGCGGCCCCTGCGCTGGCACGGGCGCTGGGCCGGACAGGAACCGCTTGGCCGCGCCGCTGCCGTGGCCCCCTCCAGTCGGGCTCCCACCGCCGTCCTGACCCGCGCTGTGATCCGTCCGCTTCGGCTGGCAGCCTTCTGGAGTGCGGTGCCGGGAACCCAGGCCTTCCTGCCGGACCAGCCCGGGCTGATTTCCGCGCTGGGATTGGGCGAGTGGCCGCTGCTTCAACAGGCCACCTTCAGCGTCTGGCACGACGAGGCGAGCATGCGTGCCTACGCGTATCACGGCGGCGCGCACCGTCAGGCCATCGCCCGCACCCGTAAGGAGAACTGGTACAGCGAGGAACTGTTCGCCCGTTTCGAGGTGCAGGAGGTCCGGGGCGTGTGGCTAGGGCTGCCGTCTGGCCCGTCCTGA